The Aquipuribacter hungaricus genomic sequence AGCAGCGAGGCCTCCGGCGCCCGGGTTGGTGGCATGCTGCCCGCCGTGGTGGACCAGAGCAGGACCGAGGGGTTCGACGCCGTCGACGTCATCCGCACCAAGCGGGACGGCGGCACGCTGAGCGGGCCGCAGATCGACTGGGTCGTCGACGCCTACACGCGCGGCGTCGTCGCCGACGAGCAGATGTCGGCGCTGGCCATGGCCATCCTGCTGCGCGGCATGGACCGGGACGAGATCGCCCGCTGGACCCGGGCGATGATCGCCTCGGGGGAGCGGATGGACTTCACCGACCTGCCCCGCCCGTCCGTCGACAAGCACTCCACCGGCGGGGTCGGGGACAAGATCACCCTCCCGCTGGCGCCGCTCGTCGCAGCCTGCGGGGCGGCCGTGCCGCAGCTGTCCGGGCGCGGCCTCGGCCACACCGGCGGCACGCTCGACAAGCTCGAGAGCATCCCCGGCTGGCAGGCGGCCCTGGACAACGACCGGATGCGGCAGATCCTCACCGACGTCGGCGCCGTCATCTGCGCGGCAGGGACGGGCCTTGCCCCCGCCGACCGCAAGCTCTATGCCCTGCGGGACGTCACCGGCACCGTCGAGGCGATCCCGCTCATCGCCAGCTCCATCATGAGCAAGAAGATCGCCGAGGGGACCGGCGGGCTCGTGCTCGACGTCAAGGTGGGCTCCGGCGCCTTCATGAAGACCGTCGAGGACGCCCGCACCCTGGCCGGCACCATGGTCGGCCTCGGCGCGGACGCCGGCGTCCCCACCGTGGCCCTGCTCACCGACATGTCGACCCCGCTCGGCCTCACCGTCGGCAACGCCCTGGAGGTGCGCGAGTCCGTCGAGGTGCTCGCCGGCGGCGGCCCCGCCGACGTCGTCGACCTCACCCTGGCGCTGGCCCGGGAGATGCTCGCCCTGGCCGGCATCACCACCGACCCCGCGGACGCCCTGGCCGACGGCCGGGCGATGGACGCCTGGAAGGCCATGGTCCGCGCGCAGGACGGCGACCCCGACGCGGCGCTGCCCACCGCCCGCGAGACGCACACCGTGCTCGCCCCGGCCGACGGCGTCCTGCTGGCCCTCGACGCCTACGCGGTCGGGGTGGCCTCGTGGCGCCTGGGCGCCGGGCGGGCCCGCAAGGAGGACCCGGTCCAGGCCGGCGCCGGCATCGAGCTGCATGCCAAGCCCGGGGCCACGGTGCAGGGCGGGCAGCCGCTCATGACGCTGCACACCGACACCCCCGAGCGGTTCGCGCGGGCCCTGGAGGCCCTCGAGGACGCCGTCACCGTGGGCCCCGAGGGGTCGCGGCCGGCCACCGGCGACGTCGTGCTGGAGCGTGTCGACCGCCCGCTAGCGTGAGGCCGTGACCGTCAGCGCCCAGACCCCCGCCCCCGTCGACCTGCACGCCGCGCCCAAGGTGCTGCTGCACGACCACCTGGACGGCGGGCTCCGCCCCTCGACCCTGCTGGAGCTGGCCGACGAGATCGGCCACGAGCTGCCCAGCACGGACGCCGACGGGCTCGCGCGCTGGTTCGTGGAGTCGGCGGCGTCGGGGTCGCTGGTCCGGTACCTGGAGACGTTCGACCACACCGTCGCCGTCCTGCAGCGCGAGGAGGCGCTCGAGCGGGTCGCCGCCGAGGCCGTGCTCGACCTCGCCGCCGACGGCGTCGTCTACGCCGAGATCCGCTACGCGCCCGAGCTGTGCACCGGGGGCGGGCTGTCGATGGAGGCCGTCGTCGAGGCCGTCCAGGCCGGCTTCGCCCGCGGTGTCCGCGAGGCGGCGGAGGCGGGCCACCGGATCGGCGTCGGCACCCTGGTCGACGCCATGCGCCAGGCCGACAACCACATGGCCGCCGCCCGGCTCGCCGTGCGCTACCGCGACGCCGGCGTCGTCGGCTTCGACATCGCCGGGCCCGAGGACGGCTTCCCCGCCACCCGCCAGGCCGAGGCCTTCGACCTGCTGCGCGCCGAGCACGTGCCGTTCACCGTGCACGCGGGCGAGGCCGCCGGGATCGACTCGGTCGAGGGGGCGCTGGCCGTCGGCGCCCTCCGGCTCGGCCACGGTGTCCGCGTGGCCGACGACGTCGTCGCCGCCGACGCCCCGGGCGGCGCGCCGCAGCTGGGCCGGGTCGCCACCTGGGTGCGAGACCGCCGCATCGCCCTGGAGGCCTCGCCCACGTCGAACATCCACACCGGTGTGGCCCCGTCCTACGCCGGCCACCCGTCCACGCTGCTCAAGGACCTCGGCTTCGCCGTCACGGTCAACACCGACAACCGCCTGGTGTCGGGGACGTCGATGACGCGGGAGATGACGGCGCTGCGCGAGGAGGGCGGCTGGAGCGACGCGGACCTGGCGCTGGCGAGCGTCGCGGCCGCCGAGGCGGCGTTCCTGCCGCTGCCGGTGCGCGAGGAGCTCGTGCTGCGCGTCCGCGACGGCTGGGCCGCGCTGAGCGCCTGAGCGACGGCGGGACCGGGGCAGGACGCACGGGCCGGGAGACAGCGGCATGACGGTGACCGGCAGCGCGTGGCCGTCGTACCCGCTGGGCACCTGGCCGACGCCGCTGGAGCCGGCGCCGCGGCTCGCCGGGCACCTGGGCCTGGGGACCGACGACCTGTGGGTCAAGCGGGACGACCTGTCGGGCCTCGGGGGAGGCGGCAACAAGGTCCGCAAGCTCCAGCACACGCTGCACCAGGCGCTCCAGGACGGCGCCGCTGCCGTGGTCACCACCGGAGCGCCGCAGAGCAACCACGCCCGGCTCACCGCGGCCGCCGCCGCCCGGGCCGGCCTGGCCGCGGTCCTCGTGCTGGTCGGGGACCCGCCGGAGGTCCCCGCCGGCAACCTCGTCCTCGACGCCCTGCTCGGTGCCCGGGTGGTGTGGGCGGGCGACGTGGACGGCGCGGGCCTGGCCGCCCGCGCCGAGGAGGAGGCCGACCGGATGCGCCGTGACGGCGTGGCCACCGCCGTCGTGCCGTTCGGCGGCACGAGCGTCGTCGGCGCGCGCGGGTACGTCGAGGCGGCGGCCGAGCTGCTGCGGCAGGCGCCGGACCTGCGGACCGTGGTCGTGGCGGTGGGCTCGGGCGGCACGATGGCGGGCCTGGTCCACGGCCTGGGCGCCGACGCGGTGCTCGGCGTGGACACCGGGGCGGTCACCGACCCGGTGCACCGGGTGCAGGAGCTGGTGCGCGGGCTGGCGGCGGAGGCCGGCGGGCCCGGCGGCGCGGGCGGCCCCGTCCCGGAGCACGTGCGGGTGCGTACCGACCAGGTCGGTGACGGCTACGGGACCCTGACCGACGCGGTGCGCGACGCCATGGCGCTCGTCGCCCGCACCGAGGGGATCGTCCTCGACCCGGTCTACAGCGGCCGTGCCGCGGCCGGGCTGGTGGCGGCCGTAGCGGACGGCACGGTCCGACGGGGCGAGCGCACCGTCCTGCTGCACACCGGCGGCCTGCCGGGGCTGTTCGGGCACCCGGCGACGGCGGGTGCCTGGGCCGGCTGAGCCGTCAGGCGGGCTGCGGCGTCCGCAGGACCTTCGCCATCGGCCGGCCCTTCGCCAGCTCGTCGACGAGCTTGTCGAGGAACCGGATCTTCTGCATGAGCGGGTCCTCGACCTGCTGCACGTCGACGCCGCACACCTTCCCGGTGATGAGCGCGACGCCCGGGTTGATCCGCGCCTGCGCGAAGAAGTCCTCGAACGACGTCCCGGCGTCGAGATGCCGGTGGAGCGCCGCGGCGTCGAAGCCCGTGAGCCACGCGACGACCTGCTCCAGCTCGTCCGTCGTCCGGCCCTTGCGCTCCACCTTGGCGACGTAGTGCACCCAGACCGACGCCACGCTGGTCGTGAAGATCCTGCTCATCTGCCGCAGGGTAGCCACGCGCTCAGACGGCGACGGACTCCCCGCACACGCCGCAGGTCTCGAGCTCCTGGCGGCCCCAGCGGGCGACGGGGACGAAGAAGACGGTGAGCTGGGTCGACTGCCGCAGCCGCCGCCACACCGTCGTGTTGCTGCAGCGCGGGCAGGTCCGGGTCTGCCCGGGGCCGAGGTCCTGCTGCCTGCTGCCGACGCCGAAGAAGAAGAACACCCTCGCAGCGTAGGAGCCGGACGGTCGGGGGCCGAATGCGCGCGGGCGGGCGCGGGACGCTCAGGCCAGGGTGCGGGCCAGGTGGGCCGCGACCAGCTCCTCGACCTCGGCCTTGGTCACCGGCCGGGTCCCCAGCGACGCCCACCGGCGCAGCAGCGCCGGTTCCCGGCGGGCCAGGGCGAGCCCGCGGCGCAGCAGGGTGAGCGGCGGCTTGCGGTGCCCGGCGAGGTCGCGCGCGAGCCGCCGGACGAAGGTGACCGGCGGGCGCGAGCGCAGGTGCACCGCGTCCAGCAGCAGCCCCGACGAGCGCAGCCGCCCCACCAGCTCGGGGGCGAACAGGCCCTCGGCGACGACGAGCCCGCCCGGGCCGAGCTCGACGGGGTGCGACCCGGTCCGGCTCGACGTCGGGATGTCGTACACCGGCACCTCGCTGCGGCCGGTGGTGCACAGCGCCTGCAGCGACAGGTGCGCGGCCGCGGCGTCCCAGCTGCCCGGGTCGTCCCAGTCGACGATGCCGCCCCACGCGGGCAGCCCGGGGTCGGTGCCCTCGCGGTAGAAGTCGTCGAGCTGGACCACGGCGACCTCGGGGTGCCGGTCGCGGAGCCGGGACACCAGCGTCGACTTGCCGGAGCCGCTGGCCCCGGCGAGCAGCAGGACGAGGCAGCCGGGCGGGGGAGGGTTCATCGGCCCTTCGGGTGCCACACGGTCTTGGTCTCCATGACCCCCGTCATCCGGGCGAGCGCGGGCACCGCCGTCCAGTCCGGCTCGGCGCCGTCGGGCAGGTCGTCGGGGCGCCGGACCCGGGTGAGGGTGTCGGCGGCCGCCGCCTCCAGGTCGCCCCAGGTCGGGGCGGTGAGCGCCGCGGCGCCCGTGAGGTCGAGGGCGTCCACGTCGCGGTGCGCGGCCAGCCAGGGCCCGAGCTCGGCGGCCGAGCCGGTGAGCAGGTTGACGACCCCGCCGGGAAGGTCGGAGGTGGCGAGCACCTCGCCGAGCGCGACGGCCGGGAGCGGGCGCTCCAGGGAGGTGACGACCACGCACGTGCAGCCGGTGGCGACCACGGGGGCCACGACGCTCGTGAGCCCGAGCAGCGACGACCGCTGCGGGGCCAGGACGGCGACCACCCCGGTCGGCTCGGGCACGGACAGGTTGAAGAACGGGCCTGCGACGGGGTTGGCGGCCCCCACGACCTGGGCGAGCTTGTCGGTCCAGCCGGCGTACCAGACCCACCGGTCGACGGTGGCGGCGACCTGGGCGCGCGCCTCGGCGTCGCTGCACCCCTCGGCCTGCGCGACGAGCTCGGCGAACTGGGCGGTGCGGCCCTCGAGCATCTCGGCCACCCGGTACAGCACCTGGCCCCGGTTGTACGCCGTGGCCGACGACCAGCCCGGGAAGGCGCTGCGGGCCGCCACGACCGCGTCGCGCGCGTCCTTGCGGGAGGCGAGCGCGGCCTGCGCCAGGAGGGTGCCGTCGCTGCCGGTCACCGGGTAGGTGCGGCCGGACTCGCTGCGGGGGAACTTGCCGCCCACGTACAGCTTGTAGGTCTTGCGGACGACGGTCCGCTCGGCGACGACGGGGTCCTGGGCC encodes the following:
- a CDS encoding pyridoxal-phosphate dependent enzyme, coding for MTVTGSAWPSYPLGTWPTPLEPAPRLAGHLGLGTDDLWVKRDDLSGLGGGGNKVRKLQHTLHQALQDGAAAVVTTGAPQSNHARLTAAAAARAGLAAVLVLVGDPPEVPAGNLVLDALLGARVVWAGDVDGAGLAARAEEEADRMRRDGVATAVVPFGGTSVVGARGYVEAAAELLRQAPDLRTVVVAVGSGGTMAGLVHGLGADAVLGVDTGAVTDPVHRVQELVRGLAAEAGGPGGAGGPVPEHVRVRTDQVGDGYGTLTDAVRDAMALVARTEGIVLDPVYSGRAAAGLVAAVADGTVRRGERTVLLHTGGLPGLFGHPATAGAWAG
- a CDS encoding thymidine phosphorylase — its product is MDQSRTEGFDAVDVIRTKRDGGTLSGPQIDWVVDAYTRGVVADEQMSALAMAILLRGMDRDEIARWTRAMIASGERMDFTDLPRPSVDKHSTGGVGDKITLPLAPLVAACGAAVPQLSGRGLGHTGGTLDKLESIPGWQAALDNDRMRQILTDVGAVICAAGTGLAPADRKLYALRDVTGTVEAIPLIASSIMSKKIAEGTGGLVLDVKVGSGAFMKTVEDARTLAGTMVGLGADAGVPTVALLTDMSTPLGLTVGNALEVRESVEVLAGGGPADVVDLTLALAREMLALAGITTDPADALADGRAMDAWKAMVRAQDGDPDAALPTARETHTVLAPADGVLLALDAYAVGVASWRLGAGRARKEDPVQAGAGIELHAKPGATVQGGQPLMTLHTDTPERFARALEALEDAVTVGPEGSRPATGDVVLERVDRPLA
- a CDS encoding aldehyde dehydrogenase family protein, with the translated sequence MAQDPVVAERTVVRKTYKLYVGGKFPRSESGRTYPVTGSDGTLLAQAALASRKDARDAVVAARSAFPGWSSATAYNRGQVLYRVAEMLEGRTAQFAELVAQAEGCSDAEARAQVAATVDRWVWYAGWTDKLAQVVGAANPVAGPFFNLSVPEPTGVVAVLAPQRSSLLGLTSVVAPVVATGCTCVVVTSLERPLPAVALGEVLATSDLPGGVVNLLTGSAAELGPWLAAHRDVDALDLTGAAALTAPTWGDLEAAAADTLTRVRRPDDLPDGAEPDWTAVPALARMTGVMETKTVWHPKGR
- a CDS encoding ATP-binding protein yields the protein MNPPPPGCLVLLLAGASGSGKSTLVSRLRDRHPEVAVVQLDDFYREGTDPGLPAWGGIVDWDDPGSWDAAAAHLSLQALCTTGRSEVPVYDIPTSSRTGSHPVELGPGGLVVAEGLFAPELVGRLRSSGLLLDAVHLRSRPPVTFVRRLARDLAGHRKPPLTLLRRGLALARREPALLRRWASLGTRPVTKAEVEELVAAHLARTLA
- a CDS encoding DUF2200 domain-containing protein translates to MSRIFTTSVASVWVHYVAKVERKGRTTDELEQVVAWLTGFDAAALHRHLDAGTSFEDFFAQARINPGVALITGKVCGVDVQQVEDPLMQKIRFLDKLVDELAKGRPMAKVLRTPQPA
- a CDS encoding adenosine deaminase — protein: MTVSAQTPAPVDLHAAPKVLLHDHLDGGLRPSTLLELADEIGHELPSTDADGLARWFVESAASGSLVRYLETFDHTVAVLQREEALERVAAEAVLDLAADGVVYAEIRYAPELCTGGGLSMEAVVEAVQAGFARGVREAAEAGHRIGVGTLVDAMRQADNHMAAARLAVRYRDAGVVGFDIAGPEDGFPATRQAEAFDLLRAEHVPFTVHAGEAAGIDSVEGALAVGALRLGHGVRVADDVVAADAPGGAPQLGRVATWVRDRRIALEASPTSNIHTGVAPSYAGHPSTLLKDLGFAVTVNTDNRLVSGTSMTREMTALREEGGWSDADLALASVAAAEAAFLPLPVREELVLRVRDGWAALSA
- a CDS encoding zinc-ribbon domain-containing protein, translated to MFFFFGVGSRQQDLGPGQTRTCPRCSNTTVWRRLRQSTQLTVFFVPVARWGRQELETCGVCGESVAV